The Branchiostoma lanceolatum isolate klBraLanc5 chromosome 10, klBraLanc5.hap2, whole genome shotgun sequence genome has a window encoding:
- the LOC136443483 gene encoding uncharacterized protein: MQLDSGWVTVCTVYLVHLLPDTVTCFPVRTSPSPPAESGIFVPRGVWMEANHRKTSTKELMPTRLSVYSEDIYFEPTDKPLGNGTHEENVTDLTRLLETKDQTSEDTSSGDYQVVVDQPSLHIPRPSLTTRFDTPKVRKQSNTRLRHSHNVLSSTTTTPITQVTSDKRHHVTVPISSISERGRLKSYDEFRQGDGNPVRGRKLKTTATTRRNRGRNHGSTMVPSRRVVRRGDIVGSGYYEKGLQDSHVAVVTVAEETPGTQLPTKAPKSASSRSQTKDFQCPDDYCENNGICTVIKGKPRCACLPTFAGDRCQDFVGGMIVNFSVNEPVFASVRIWWEIDIRYPISGFQLDCYMQGLDYEFKYSVQLDSLTRNFTLEGLHPDVNYRACVSPIADGMVRVPVNFDNCKDFSIIEPWEEKEKRLAIISDSTIIVLLLLVFLTIYAASRYCRQW, from the coding sequence ATGCAGCTTGACTCAGGATGGGTGACCGTCTGTACCGTGTACCTTGTTCACCTTCTGCCGGACACGGTGACGTGTTTCCCCGTACGCACCTCTCCATCGCCTCCTGCAGAGTCAGGCATCTTTGTACCCCGGGGTGTGTGGATGGAAGCCAATCACAGAAAGACGTCAACAAAGGAACTGATGCCAACACGATTATCCGTCTATTCTGAAGATATATACTTCGAGCCGACCGACAAACCACTAGGGAATGGGACACACGAAGAGAACGTGACAGATCTAACAAGACTACTAGAGACCAAAGATCAAACCTCTGAAGATACATCGAGTGGGGATTATCAAGTGGTGGTTGACCAACCAAGCTTACATATTCCTCGGCCATCTTTGACAACGAGATTCGACACGCCCAAGGTTAGAAAACAGAGCAATACCCGGTTACGACATTCTCATAATGTTCTCAGTTCTACAACTACTACACCTATTACACAGGTGACATCAGACAAGCGGCATCACGTGACTGTGCCTATATCTAGTATTAGTGAGAGGGGAAGGTTGAAGTCGTACGATGAGTTCCGACAGGGCGACGGGAATCCTGTTCGTGGCAGAAAACTGAAGACGACGGCAACAACCAGAAGAAACAGAGGTCGGAACCATGGCTCTACAATGGTCCCTTCTCGCCGTGTGGTAAGACGAGGGGACATTGTAGGGTCTGGCTACTACGAGAAAGGGTTACAGGACTCTCATGTCGCTGTCGTTACTGTAGCAGAGGAGACTCCCGGTACCCAGCTTCCGACAAAGGCTCCAAAGAGCGCAAGCTCGCGGTCGCAAACCAAGGACTTCCAATGTCCCGACGACTACTGCGAGAACAACGGCATCTGCACAGTGATCAAGGGGAAACCGAGGTGCGCATGCTTACCGACGTTTGCAGGAGACCGCTGCCAGGACTTTGTGGGCGGCATGATCGTCAACTTCTCCGTGAACGAGCCCGTGTTCGCGTCGGTTCGAATATGGTGGGAGATTGACATCCGGTACCCAATCTCAGGATTTCAGCTCGATTGCTACATGCAGGGGTTAGACTACGAGTTCAAATATTCCGTTCAACTTGACTCTTTAACCAGGAACTTTACGCTGGAGGGCTTGCACCCGGATGTTAACTACCGCGCATGCGTGTCACCGATAGCTGACGGGATGGTGCGAGTGCCCGTGAACTTTGATAACTGCAAGGACTTTTCCATCATCGAACCCtgggaggagaaggagaagagacTGGCCATCATTTCTGACTCTACCATCATCGTTCTGCTGCTACTTGTATTCTTGACAATCTACGCGGCATCCAGATACTGTAGGCAGTGGTGA